One Drosophila busckii strain San Diego stock center, stock number 13000-0081.31 unplaced genomic scaffold, ASM1175060v1 hic_scaffold_46, whole genome shotgun sequence DNA segment encodes these proteins:
- the LOC108604943 gene encoding uncharacterized protein LOC108604943, whose translation MPTPRGLNIRLVHAIRRLSQCKILNSPIALLESCCGNNLFLDQKIAMTLCTQQDDICRTECLYRELRLTDDIRVNMKQVINMINKLLKTNKDEVHSYFHILLDSYEIVSEMKIPYNGSKNGCSLYPEAVESHALSSAFVNCHDNYRNQSKPCRHLFQRFDMCLAKNLPTRGDVSGTNKLVRNLFLLTVALTLLLSKGEYNLLNNLI comes from the exons ATGCCGACGCCTCGTGGGCTGAATATCAGACTTGTGCACGCAATTCGGAGATTAAGTCAATGCAAGATTCTGAATAGTCCGATAGCATTGCTGGAGAGTTGCTGTGGCAACAATCTGTTTCTTGATCAGAAGATAGCGATGACTCTATGCACGCAACAAGATGATATA TGCCGCACTGAATGCCTCTATAGAGAGCTAAGGTTAACTGATGATATCAGAGTCAACATGAAGCAAGTTATAAATATGATCAACAAGTTACTCAAAACAAATAAGGATGAAGTACATAGCTACTTTCATATACTACTTGATTCGTATGAAATTGTCTCCGAAATGAAAATACCCTATAATGGCTCTAAAAATGGATGTTCGCTCTATCCTGAAGCTGTCGAGTCGCACGCGTTGTCGAGCGCATTTGTAAATTGCCATGATAATTAtagaaatcaaagcaaaccGTGTAGACATCTGTTTCAACGGTTCGACATGTGCTTAGCCAAAAATCTACCCACAAGAGGCGACGTTAGCGGAACTAACAAGCTTGTAAGAAATCTATTTTTGCTTACTGTGGCACTGACTTTGCTTTTGTCCAAGGGCGAGtataatttacttaataatttaatttaa